The proteins below come from a single Chloroherpetonaceae bacterium genomic window:
- the rplT gene encoding 50S ribosomal protein L20 yields the protein MPRAKNAVASRARRKRILKRAKGYWGKRKNILTIAKHAVDKAAQYQYRDRKVKKRNFRKLWIARINAAARLHGTTYSRLIAAMNKKNIEINRKALAEMAVKDPVAFEAVVKAALA from the coding sequence ATGCCAAGAGCCAAAAATGCTGTTGCTTCACGGGCACGACGAAAGCGCATTTTGAAACGTGCCAAAGGATACTGGGGCAAGCGAAAAAACATCTTGACCATCGCAAAGCACGCAGTCGATAAAGCTGCGCAGTATCAGTATCGTGACCGCAAAGTCAAGAAGCGTAACTTCCGAAAGCTCTGGATTGCGCGCATTAACGCAGCGGCACGCTTACACGGCACGACGTATTCGCGCCTTATTGCGGCAATGAACAAAAAAAATATTGAAATCAACCGTAAGGCACTGGCAGAAATGGCGGTCAAAGACCCAGTAGCGTTTGAAGCAGTGGTCAAGGCAGCACTAGCCTAA
- the rpmI gene encoding 50S ribosomal protein L35: MPKVKRHRSAKKRFKVTGTGKIMRKQTGKRHNLSQKSTKRKRRLEKDKLVSPAMQDTVQRMLTI; encoded by the coding sequence ATGCCAAAAGTAAAAAGACATCGCTCGGCGAAAAAGCGGTTCAAGGTTACAGGGACAGGTAAAATTATGCGCAAGCAAACAGGCAAGCGCCATAACCTGTCTCAGAAATCCACAAAGCGAAAGCGTCGCTTAGAAAAAGACAAGTTGGTGTCTCCTGCTATGCAGGATACCGTTCAGCGAATGCTCACGATATGA